One stretch of Erpetoichthys calabaricus chromosome 14, fErpCal1.3, whole genome shotgun sequence DNA includes these proteins:
- the rpl11 gene encoding 60S ribosomal protein L11 — MRELRIRKLCLNICVGESGDRLTRAAKVLEQLTGQTPVFSKARYTVRSFGIRRNEKIAVHCTVRGAKAEEILEKGLKVREYELRKNNFSDTGNFGFGIQEHIDLGIKYDPSIGIYGLDFYVVLGRPGFSIADKKKKRGRIGAKHRIGKEEAMRWFQQKYDGIILPGK; from the exons ATGCGCGAATTGCGCATCCGCAAGCTGTGCCTCAACATCTGTGTGGGGGAGAGCGGCGATAGACTGACCCGTGCCGCGAAGGTCCTGGAGCAACTGACTGGTCAGACTCCTGTTTTCTCAAAGG ctcgCTATACTGTGCGCTCATTTGGCATCCGAAGAAATGAAAAGATTGCTGTTCACTGCACTGTCCGTGGAGCTAAAGCAGAGGAAATTCTAGAGAAAGGACTTAAG GTTCGTGAGTATGAGCTGAGGAAGAACAATTTCTCAGATACTGGCAACTTTGGCTTTGGCATTCAGGAGCATATAGACTTGGGCATCAAATATGATCCCAGTATTGGCATCTACGGGCTGGATTTCTATGTT GTCTTGGGCCGTCCTGGATTCAGTATTGctgacaagaagaagaagaggggtcGCATTGGAGCCAAACACAGGATTGGAAAAGAGGAGGCCATGCGCTGGTTCCAGCAGAAA TATGATGGGATCATTCTTCCCGGCAAATAA